A window of Aquitalea denitrificans contains these coding sequences:
- a CDS encoding hydrogenase small subunit — translation METFYQAMRRQGVTRRSFLKFCSLTATSLGLGSAFVPRIAYALETKPRVPVIWLHGLECTCCTESFIRSAHPLAKDAILSLISLDYDDTIMAAAGHQAEAILDDLIKNHKGNYIVAVEGNPPLNEDGMYCFPGGEPFVEKLKRVSADAKALIAWGSCASWGCVQAAKPNPTRATPVHQVILDKPVIKVPGCPPIPEVMAAVITYMVTFDKIPELDRQGRPKMFYGQRIHDKCYRRPHFDAGQFVENWDDEGARKGYCLYKMGCKGPTTYNACSTVRWNDGVSFPIQSGHGCIGCSEEGFWDKGSFYDRVTSIPQFGVEANADKIGFAVAGTAGAAIAAHAAVSAIKSTMLKKQDLQPLDAAAPAENKDKNEEKV, via the coding sequence ATGGAGACTTTCTATCAAGCCATGCGTCGCCAGGGCGTGACACGGCGCAGCTTTCTGAAGTTCTGCAGCCTGACCGCCACCTCGCTGGGCCTGGGCTCGGCTTTTGTCCCCCGCATTGCCTACGCACTGGAAACCAAACCGCGTGTGCCGGTGATCTGGCTGCACGGCCTGGAATGCACCTGTTGTACCGAGTCCTTCATCCGCTCGGCACACCCGCTGGCCAAAGACGCCATCCTGTCGCTGATCTCGCTGGATTACGACGACACCATCATGGCCGCTGCCGGTCATCAGGCCGAAGCCATTCTTGACGACCTGATCAAGAACCACAAAGGCAATTACATCGTGGCCGTGGAAGGCAACCCGCCACTTAATGAAGACGGCATGTACTGCTTCCCCGGTGGCGAACCCTTTGTGGAAAAACTCAAGCGCGTATCGGCCGATGCCAAGGCGCTGATCGCCTGGGGTTCCTGTGCCAGCTGGGGCTGTGTGCAGGCCGCCAAGCCCAACCCCACCCGCGCCACCCCGGTACACCAGGTGATTCTGGACAAGCCGGTGATCAAGGTGCCGGGCTGTCCGCCGATTCCGGAAGTGATGGCTGCCGTCATCACCTATATGGTGACCTTCGACAAGATTCCGGAACTGGACCGCCAGGGCCGGCCCAAGATGTTCTACGGCCAGCGCATCCATGATAAATGCTATCGCCGCCCGCACTTTGACGCCGGTCAGTTTGTCGAGAACTGGGACGACGAGGGCGCGCGCAAGGGCTACTGTCTGTACAAGATGGGCTGCAAAGGCCCCACGACTTACAACGCCTGTTCCACCGTACGCTGGAACGACGGCGTGTCCTTCCCCATCCAGTCCGGTCACGGTTGTATCGGCTGTTCGGAAGAAGGCTTCTGGGACAAGGGTTCCTTCTACGACCGTGTCACCTCGATTCCGCAATTCGGTGTGGAAGCCAATGCCGACAAGATCGGCTTTGCCGTGGCCGGTACCGCCGGGGCGGCCATTGCCGCCCATGCCGCCGTCAGCGCCATCAAGAGCACCATGCTGAAAAAGCAGGACCTGCAGCCGCTGGATGCCGCCGCACCCGCCGAGAATAAAGACAAGAACGAGGAGAAAGTCTGA